In one window of Fictibacillus phosphorivorans DNA:
- a CDS encoding DUF3916 domain-containing protein, with translation MDREKKNRGKRRKFRNIKNNIAEWSQSLPVPPDKSPNYLGYRAYSFATGKDFGDYSKFHKKHKREIMQLIINFVKILHDLKSENEKEYRIICLLPLPDLHQPFVMIGYTKAGLESFYNGLNYDGEFLKKFSLSEDDQFLQTEWGVTIPNGLKVKGFNGKDECIGDSMWFVGNIE, from the coding sequence ATGGATAGGGAAAAGAAGAATCGTGGTAAGAGAAGAAAGTTCCGTAATATTAAGAATAATATTGCGGAATGGTCACAATCTCTACCAGTTCCCCCAGACAAAAGTCCAAACTATTTAGGATATAGAGCATATAGTTTTGCTACAGGTAAAGACTTTGGTGACTACAGTAAATTTCATAAAAAACATAAAAGAGAGATTATGCAACTTATCATTAACTTTGTAAAGATATTACATGATTTGAAATCGGAAAATGAGAAAGAATATCGTATTATATGTTTACTTCCTTTACCAGATTTGCATCAACCTTTTGTGATGATTGGTTACACAAAAGCTGGATTAGAAAGTTTTTATAACGGTTTAAATTATGACGGTGAATTCTTAAAGAAATTTTCGTTATCAGAAGATGATCAGTTTCTTCAAACAGAATGGGGGGTAACTATCCCTAATGGATTAAAAGTTAAGGGGTTTAATGGAAAAGATGAATGTATAGGTGACTCCATGTGGTTTGTAGGAAATATAGAATAA
- a CDS encoding AAA family ATPase gives MGIKNYLIGGVSGAGKTTVCSELQRRGYHAIHGDRELAYQGDPETGTPTNGSKPEHHIWHVDKVKALVANQDEELTYRLVRWRQL, from the coding sequence ATGGGCATTAAGAATTATCTGATTGGAGGCGTTTCCGGTGCAGGCAAAACTACGGTCTGCAGTGAATTACAGCGGCGCGGCTACCATGCCATTCATGGTGACCGTGAATTGGCTTATCAAGGTGATCCGGAAACTGGTACCCCGACGAATGGCTCTAAACCCGAACACCACATTTGGCATGTAGATAAAGTAAAAGCTTTGGTCGCCAATCAGGATGAGGAATTAACATATCGGTTGGTGCGATGGCGTCAATTATAA
- a CDS encoding DUF2711 family protein — MDYIMLDTQSTILDQIPDNFSSAAILLHPFVEMPSGWTQSKKNQNPYKHIYPTDEEILNNAKPVLWKTVMDECGLASFAELELALLTSIGALNEDYARLDLADSLNLNLKEDLYFPDEDKTSVFLLNGLLEVMNFNEATLLHYSEPIFDTSGSLKLNDVKPIKICELSSAELMVTTNNMEYAFMSMYDAFNTLFLSKQKNIDEIVGKMNWEAIICDHQTYIDWFLQKSNGISYSKIRCISLNRNVPLILLNM; from the coding sequence TTGGATTACATAATGTTAGATACTCAGTCCACTATTCTTGATCAAATACCAGATAATTTTAGTTCAGCAGCCATTTTACTTCATCCCTTTGTAGAGATGCCGTCAGGTTGGACACAAAGTAAAAAAAATCAAAACCCATACAAACACATTTATCCGACTGATGAAGAAATCTTGAACAACGCTAAACCCGTTTTGTGGAAAACGGTTATGGATGAATGCGGTCTAGCTTCATTTGCAGAATTAGAGCTAGCATTATTGACATCCATCGGTGCTTTAAATGAAGACTATGCCAGATTAGATTTAGCTGATTCATTAAATTTGAATCTAAAGGAAGACCTTTATTTTCCAGATGAAGATAAAACATCTGTTTTTTTGTTAAATGGATTATTAGAAGTAATGAATTTTAATGAAGCAACCTTATTACATTACTCTGAGCCTATTTTTGATACTAGTGGCAGTTTGAAGTTAAACGATGTAAAACCAATAAAAATATGCGAATTGTCATCAGCAGAGTTGATGGTGACTACTAATAATATGGAATACGCATTTATGAGTATGTATGATGCCTTCAACACTTTGTTTCTGTCTAAACAAAAGAACATTGATGAAATAGTGGGGAAAATGAATTGGGAAGCTATCATCTGTGATCACCAAACATATATAGATTGGTTTCTTCAAAAAAGTAATGGCATTTCTTATTCCAAAATCAGGTGCATTTCTTTAAATAGAAATGTGCCTTTAATTTTGTTAAACATGTAA
- a CDS encoding DUF4879 domain-containing protein: MKTLLSFAIVTALSLPLLIGGGQAFAASNDLNLKMESFKEETLKSLKTKHSKAQFVDLTPEEYEHQKIVENLFSVQASAPALTSLEVYAAISANYPNYEYFTPNQLMSNEDHGGSEMYIVTEELGYGNSQFAKLNGNLLTELQRQYIDYDADTIIDGWYIWWDASSYENGTFTYQNTSMNSPWNKMNDSINIK, from the coding sequence ATGAAGACACTACTTAGTTTTGCAATTGTAACAGCACTCTCTTTGCCACTTTTAATAGGAGGAGGACAAGCGTTTGCTGCCTCAAATGACTTGAATTTAAAAATGGAGTCATTTAAAGAGGAAACCTTAAAGTCATTAAAAACAAAACATTCTAAGGCACAGTTTGTTGATCTTACTCCCGAAGAATATGAACATCAAAAAATAGTAGAAAATCTTTTCAGTGTGCAAGCATCTGCTCCAGCATTAACATCCTTAGAAGTCTATGCTGCAATATCAGCTAATTATCCAAACTATGAATATTTTACGCCAAATCAGCTAATGTCTAATGAAGATCACGGTGGATCTGAGATGTACATTGTCACAGAAGAATTAGGTTATGGGAACTCACAATTTGCAAAACTCAATGGGAACTTATTAACAGAACTACAAAGACAATATATTGATTATGATGCAGATACAATTATTGATGGATGGTATATTTGGTGGGATGCTAGTAGTTATGAGAATGGGACATTTACCTATCAAAATACTTCGATGAACTCACCCTGGAATAAAATGAATGATTCTATAAATATTAAGTAA
- a CDS encoding SMI1/KNR4 family protein, with translation MLINKAFEIIEDHPDDADFIGEIKEQIIDSAESELNVKFPMSYRLFLKKYGLGDIFGEEIYGLGVEENGVPSMTWITKQFRQEEGLPNHLICFYSTGYDGVYFCLDCSNVQNQYDDNAKVVSFVSGLPIEEQKFEVEAGSFGEFLLNTLQESMED, from the coding sequence ATGTTAATTAATAAAGCGTTTGAAATTATCGAGGATCATCCAGATGATGCAGATTTTATTGGTGAAATTAAAGAACAAATAATTGATTCTGCTGAATCAGAATTAAATGTAAAATTCCCGATGAGTTATAGACTTTTTTTGAAAAAGTATGGTCTTGGAGATATCTTTGGAGAAGAAATTTATGGTTTGGGTGTTGAAGAAAATGGAGTTCCAAGTATGACCTGGATTACAAAACAATTTAGACAAGAGGAAGGATTACCAAATCATTTAATATGCTTTTACTCCACAGGTTATGATGGCGTGTATTTTTGTTTAGATTGTTCGAATGTACAGAATCAATATGATGATAATGCTAAGGTTGTTTCTTTTGTCAGTGGATTACCGATAGAAGAACAAAAATTTGAAGTTGAAGCAGGAAGCTTTGGCGAATTTTTACTAAATACATTGCAAGAGTCAATGGAGGATTGA
- a CDS encoding YxiF family protein: protein MIVEPKLECGICIEILEYHDTLTIWGLCNNGCVG from the coding sequence ATTATTGTCGAACCTAAATTAGAATGTGGTATTTGTATTGAAATACTGGAATACCATGATACCCTTACTATTTGGGGCTTATGTAACAACGGGTGCGTTGGTTGA